The Carassius gibelio isolate Cgi1373 ecotype wild population from Czech Republic chromosome B14, carGib1.2-hapl.c, whole genome shotgun sequence genome has a segment encoding these proteins:
- the LOC127971103 gene encoding rho-related GTP-binding protein RhoG-like — MQTIKCVVVGDGAVGKTCLLISYTTNAFPEEYIPTVFDNYSAQMSVDGRTLSLNLWDTAGQEEYDRLRTLSYPQTNIFIICFSIGSPSSFANVRHKWHPEVTHHCPGAPILLVGTKRDLRSDAETLKKLKEQGLAPTSHQQGGALSKQIGAVKYLECSALLQEGVREVFVEAVRAVLYPAAKKNGKKCVLL, encoded by the coding sequence ATGCAGACCATTAAGTGTGTTGTGGTGGGCGACGGGGCGGTGGGGAAGACGTGCCTCCTCATCTCCTACACCACCAACGCCTTCCCCGAGGAGTACATCCCCACCGTGTTCGACAACTACAGCGCTCAGATGAGTGTGGACGGCCGTACGCTGAGCCTCAACCTGTGGGACACGGCGGGGCAGGAGGAGTACGACCGTCTGCGCACACTCTCCTACCCACAGACCAACATCTTCATCATCTGCTTCTCCATCGGCAGCCCCTCGTCCTTCGCCAACGTGCGGCACAAGTGGCACCCGGAGGTGACCCACCACTGCCCCGGCGCTCCCATCCTGCTGGTGGGCACCAAGAGAGACCTGCGCTCGGACGCGGAGACGCTGAAGAAGCTGAAGGAGCAGGGCCTGGCTCCCACCTCGCACCAGCAGGGCGGCGCTCTGTCCAAGCAGATCGGAGCGGTCAAGTACCTGGAGTGCTCTGCGCTGCTGCAGGAGGGCGTGAGGGAGGTGTTCGTGGAGGCCGTGCGCGCCGTGCTCTACCCCGCTGCCAAGAAAAACGGCAAGAAGTGTGTGCTCTTATAG